Proteins encoded together in one Longimicrobium sp. window:
- a CDS encoding PAS domain-containing sensor histidine kinase codes for MARATPAADGAALGELLDHAPCGFVSFADDGTITAANATLAEMLGYARGELEGRPIDAILTTGSRIFYQTHFFPLVRLHGRAEEVFLLLRAKDGGDVGVLANAARRERGGAFANDCVLMRVVERRKFEDELLRARKEAERARAAAEASEAELRRANALLEEQAVELELQQERLQEQATELEAANGALVEHGRELERQRAAAEEANRAKSSFLAVMSHELRTPLNAIAGYVQLLEMGIHGPVTEAQLLALGRIGRSQQHLLRLINDVLNLARIESGRVEYVLEDVDLAELLATVAPMVEPQLAARGLALEVGVEPGVVAWADREKVQQVVINLLSNAIKFTPQGGRVSVNAASRPERPDVVYLRVADTGIGIPPELQASVFEPFVQVDMSRTRRSEGTGLGLAISRDLARGMGGDLRVRSEEGRGSTFTLTLPRAGVE; via the coding sequence ATGGCCCGCGCCACCCCGGCCGCGGACGGCGCCGCGCTGGGCGAGCTTCTGGACCATGCCCCGTGCGGCTTCGTCTCGTTCGCCGACGACGGCACCATCACCGCCGCCAACGCCACGCTGGCGGAGATGCTCGGCTACGCCCGCGGCGAGCTGGAGGGCCGGCCGATCGACGCCATCCTCACCACGGGCAGCCGCATCTTCTACCAGACGCACTTCTTCCCCCTCGTCCGCCTGCACGGCCGCGCCGAGGAGGTGTTCCTCCTCCTCCGGGCGAAGGACGGCGGCGACGTCGGCGTGCTGGCCAACGCGGCGCGGCGCGAGCGCGGCGGCGCCTTCGCCAACGACTGCGTGCTCATGCGCGTGGTCGAGCGGCGGAAGTTCGAGGACGAGCTGTTGCGGGCGCGGAAGGAGGCCGAACGGGCGCGCGCCGCGGCCGAGGCCAGCGAGGCGGAGCTGCGCCGGGCCAACGCGCTGCTCGAGGAGCAGGCGGTGGAGCTGGAGCTCCAGCAGGAGCGCCTCCAGGAGCAGGCGACGGAGCTGGAGGCCGCCAACGGCGCGCTGGTGGAGCACGGCCGGGAGCTGGAGCGCCAGAGGGCCGCCGCCGAGGAGGCCAACCGGGCCAAGAGCAGCTTCCTGGCGGTGATGAGCCACGAGCTGCGCACCCCGCTGAACGCCATCGCCGGCTACGTGCAGCTGCTGGAGATGGGGATCCACGGCCCCGTCACCGAGGCGCAGCTCCTGGCGCTGGGCCGCATCGGGCGCAGCCAGCAGCACCTGCTGCGGCTGATCAACGACGTGCTGAACCTGGCCCGCATCGAGTCCGGGCGCGTGGAGTACGTGCTCGAGGACGTGGACCTGGCGGAGCTCCTGGCCACGGTGGCGCCGATGGTGGAGCCGCAGCTCGCCGCGCGGGGGCTGGCGCTCGAGGTGGGAGTGGAGCCCGGCGTGGTGGCGTGGGCCGACCGCGAGAAGGTGCAGCAGGTCGTGATCAACCTGCTCAGCAACGCCATCAAGTTCACCCCGCAGGGCGGCCGCGTGTCGGTGAACGCGGCCTCGCGCCCCGAGCGTCCGGACGTGGTCTACCTGCGCGTGGCCGACACCGGCATCGGCATCCCGCCCGAGCTGCAGGCGTCGGTGTTCGAGCCGTTCGTGCAGGTGGACATGAGCCGCACGCGCCGCTCCGAGGGGACGGGGCTGGGCCTGGCGATCAGCCGCGACCTGGCGCGCGGGATGGGCGGCGACCTGCGCGTGCGCAGCGAGGAGGGCCGCGGCTCCACCTTCACCCTCACCCTCCCGCGCGCCGGGGTGGAGTAG
- a CDS encoding alpha/beta hydrolase, with product MAFSIPFDKDGNVTDILRRNNVKVSGRGTQPMLFAHGFGCDQNMWRFVAPAFEDDYRVVLFDYVGAGKSDVGAWDAGRYSTLGGYAQDVLDVVHALDLRDVVLVGHSVSSMVAVLAANREPERFDRLVLIGPSPRYVNDPPYVGGFEPADIEGLLEMMDRNFIGWAGFLAPAIMKNPDRPELGEELTESFCSTDPVVARRFAEATFLADNRADLAHVTVPSLILQCTDDMVAPLEVGDYLHRELRGSTLKVMSATGHCPHMSHPEETIRLMQEYLHPARAG from the coding sequence TTGGCTTTCTCCATCCCCTTCGACAAAGACGGAAACGTGACCGACATCCTGCGGCGCAACAACGTGAAGGTCTCCGGGCGCGGCACGCAGCCGATGCTCTTCGCGCACGGCTTCGGGTGCGACCAGAACATGTGGCGCTTCGTGGCGCCGGCGTTCGAGGACGACTACCGGGTGGTGCTCTTCGACTACGTGGGCGCGGGGAAGAGCGACGTGGGCGCGTGGGACGCCGGGCGCTACTCCACCTTGGGCGGCTACGCGCAGGACGTGCTGGACGTGGTGCACGCCCTCGACCTGCGCGACGTGGTCCTGGTCGGCCACTCGGTGAGCAGCATGGTGGCGGTGCTGGCGGCCAACCGCGAGCCGGAGCGCTTCGACCGGCTGGTGCTGATCGGGCCCTCGCCGCGCTACGTGAACGACCCGCCGTACGTGGGCGGCTTCGAGCCCGCCGACATCGAGGGGCTGCTGGAGATGATGGACCGCAACTTCATCGGCTGGGCCGGCTTCCTGGCGCCCGCCATCATGAAGAACCCCGACCGCCCGGAGCTGGGGGAAGAGCTCACGGAGAGCTTCTGCTCCACCGACCCCGTGGTCGCCCGCCGCTTCGCGGAGGCCACCTTTCTGGCCGACAACCGCGCCGACCTGGCGCACGTGACGGTGCCCTCGCTCATCCTGCAGTGCACCGACGACATGGTGGCGCCGCTGGAGGTGGGCGACTACCTGCACCGCGAGCTGCGCGGCAGCACGCTGAAGGTGATGAGCGCCACCGGGCACTGCCCGCACATGAGCCACCCGGAGGAGACGATCCGGCTGATGCAGGAGTACCTCCACCCGGCGCGCGCGGGCTGA
- a CDS encoding helix-turn-helix transcriptional regulator, which translates to MTAPPAGHPLVSLLLQSRATPEFFRRYLADAVASRRISRKGLGEQIGISRQAVADFLTGREPTAETLRKMRGWLVSDALEREDDGPPEAYLVAAGILLRDCRGEDAAQALSEVLEVVERAAERAGEPVPEWIAEVRREAGIGGEGPPLRRRARGRGPAA; encoded by the coding sequence ATGACCGCCCCTCCCGCGGGTCACCCGCTCGTCTCGCTGCTGCTCCAGAGCCGGGCCACGCCAGAGTTTTTCCGCCGTTACCTGGCGGATGCCGTCGCCAGCAGGCGCATCAGCAGGAAGGGGCTCGGGGAGCAGATCGGGATCAGCAGGCAGGCCGTCGCGGATTTCCTTACGGGGCGCGAGCCGACGGCGGAGACGCTCCGGAAGATGCGCGGGTGGCTCGTGTCCGACGCCTTGGAGCGGGAAGACGACGGGCCGCCCGAAGCCTACCTGGTGGCCGCCGGCATCCTCCTGCGTGACTGCCGTGGGGAGGATGCCGCGCAGGCGCTGTCCGAGGTGCTGGAGGTGGTCGAGAGGGCGGCGGAACGCGCGGGAGAGCCCGTACCGGAATGGATCGCGGAGGTGCGGCGCGAGGCGGGAATCGGGGGCGAAGGCCCCCCGTTGCGCCGCCGGGCGAGAGGGAGAGGCCCGGCGGCATGA
- a CDS encoding DUF2911 domain-containing protein, with translation MHRPSIALPVFLALLAAAAPARAAAQQAADSAALVTVLGADTLALERWVRAGDRVTADVVVRSPRTTLRRYLLELGPDGAMRRFEERTFDPAAPERGPLRTERLERQGDGWARTVVEGDSTASGTVAGPAEALPFVDLVHWPFELVLARPRGAAADAEEEAPLLAGGRVLPFRVRRFGADSVALTHPLRGTTTARVDARGRLLSLDAGRTTRKVRVTRTPWPALEERARAWAAADAAGRGIGELSGRGRAEAVVAGARIAVDYGTPMKRGREIFGAVVPWGQVWRTGANRATHFSTDRALVLGDPATGTLAVPPGEYTLFSIPAPDGGLLIVNRQTGQNGTAYDVAQDLGRVRMRIGKLPDVVERFTVEVEEEARGGGALHLRWDRTQFTVPFAVQ, from the coding sequence ATGCACCGGCCCAGCATCGCCCTTCCCGTGTTCCTGGCGCTCCTGGCTGCGGCGGCGCCCGCGCGCGCCGCCGCGCAGCAGGCGGCGGACAGCGCCGCGCTGGTGACGGTGCTGGGGGCGGACACGCTCGCCCTGGAGCGCTGGGTGCGCGCCGGAGACCGGGTGACGGCCGACGTGGTGGTGCGCTCGCCGCGGACCACGCTCAGGCGCTACCTGCTGGAGCTGGGACCGGACGGGGCCATGCGGCGCTTCGAGGAGCGCACCTTCGACCCCGCCGCTCCCGAGCGCGGGCCGCTGCGCACGGAGCGGCTGGAGCGCCAGGGCGACGGGTGGGCGCGCACGGTGGTGGAGGGCGACAGCACGGCCTCCGGCACCGTGGCAGGGCCGGCGGAGGCGCTCCCCTTCGTGGACCTGGTGCACTGGCCGTTCGAGCTGGTGCTGGCGCGCCCCCGGGGCGCGGCGGCGGACGCGGAGGAAGAGGCGCCGCTCCTTGCCGGCGGGCGCGTCCTCCCCTTCCGCGTCCGCCGCTTCGGCGCGGACTCGGTGGCGCTCACCCACCCGCTGCGGGGGACGACGACGGCGCGGGTGGACGCCCGCGGCCGCCTGCTGAGCCTGGACGCGGGGCGGACCACGCGCAAGGTGCGGGTCACCCGCACCCCGTGGCCGGCGCTGGAAGAGCGCGCCCGCGCCTGGGCGGCGGCCGACGCGGCGGGGCGCGGGATCGGGGAGCTGTCGGGGCGCGGACGCGCGGAAGCGGTGGTGGCGGGGGCGCGCATCGCGGTGGACTACGGGACGCCGATGAAGCGGGGGCGCGAGATCTTCGGCGCGGTGGTGCCGTGGGGGCAGGTGTGGAGGACGGGCGCCAACCGCGCCACGCACTTCTCCACCGACCGCGCGCTCGTCCTGGGCGACCCGGCCACGGGCACGCTGGCGGTGCCGCCGGGCGAGTACACGCTCTTCTCCATCCCCGCCCCCGACGGCGGGCTGCTGATCGTCAACCGCCAGACGGGCCAGAACGGCACCGCCTACGACGTCGCGCAGGACCTGGGGCGCGTGCGGATGCGCATCGGCAAGCTCCCCGACGTGGTGGAGCGCTTCACCGTCGAGGTCGAGGAAGAGGCCCGCGGCGGCGGCGCGCTGCACCTGCGGTGGGACCGGACGCAGTTCACCGTGCCGTTCGCGGTGCAGTGA
- a CDS encoding murein L,D-transpeptidase catalytic domain family protein — protein MIAAAVSIGIGAGLGEAVHPPASAGAVEARRDTTGEEMGADLERLLGRADSAAAVEAPAPRPASPALVAARAVLASAGIESGARAAEVQTALSRLSARVGRKSDPDALRMAFRAYFNYRAAHPEEVRKPYLYFVDYGLDSRTPRGWVFDMDALKVVDGPFTVAHGRGSAPEGEGVPTLFSNRSGSATSSLGLFLAQEVYEFTGHAGGQVYRSIGMRMRGLSGRFNSAARERRVVAHGAPYVTPDKAGRSEGCPAMEPERARELLPKLGGGGLVFLFSPRDRTWLREDPWASGGEVPPVPAMGD, from the coding sequence ATGATCGCCGCCGCCGTCTCCATAGGGATCGGCGCCGGCCTGGGAGAAGCCGTGCATCCGCCCGCGTCCGCGGGCGCCGTGGAAGCCCGCCGCGACACGACGGGCGAGGAGATGGGGGCCGATCTGGAGCGGCTCCTCGGCCGCGCCGACTCCGCGGCCGCCGTGGAGGCTCCGGCCCCGCGGCCCGCGAGCCCGGCGCTCGTGGCCGCGCGCGCCGTGCTGGCCAGCGCGGGGATCGAGAGCGGCGCGCGGGCGGCCGAGGTGCAGACCGCGCTCAGCCGCCTGTCGGCCCGGGTGGGGAGGAAGAGCGACCCCGACGCGCTGCGGATGGCGTTCCGCGCCTACTTCAACTACCGGGCGGCGCACCCCGAAGAGGTCCGCAAGCCGTACCTGTACTTCGTGGACTACGGGCTCGACAGCCGCACGCCGCGCGGGTGGGTGTTCGACATGGACGCCCTGAAGGTGGTGGACGGGCCCTTCACCGTGGCCCACGGCCGCGGGTCCGCGCCCGAGGGCGAGGGCGTGCCGACGCTGTTCTCCAACCGCTCGGGGAGCGCCACGTCGTCGCTGGGCCTCTTCCTGGCGCAGGAGGTCTACGAGTTCACCGGCCACGCCGGCGGCCAGGTCTACCGCTCCATCGGGATGCGGATGCGCGGCCTGTCCGGGCGCTTCAACAGCGCCGCGCGCGAGCGGCGGGTGGTGGCCCACGGCGCCCCGTACGTCACACCCGACAAGGCCGGCAGGAGCGAGGGCTGCCCGGCCATGGAGCCGGAGCGGGCGCGGGAGCTCCTCCCGAAGCTCGGCGGCGGCGGCCTCGTCTTCCTCTTCTCCCCGCGCGACCGCACCTGGCTGCGCGAGGACCCGTGGGCCAGCGGCGGCGAGGTCCCGCCCGTGCCGGCCATGGGCGACTGA
- a CDS encoding MFS transporter: protein MKEVTTHRSLVLAALLLAMFMAAIEGTIVATAMPSIAAELGGFSLYSWVFSSFLLMQAVTIPIFGKLSDLLGRKPVFIAGIVVFLAGSVLCGLARSMGVLVAFRFLQGLGAGAVQPITVTLAGDLYSLEERGRIQGWISSVWGISSIVGPLAGGLVVHSVGWPWIFWINLPFGVAAIVLVTLYLHEGVEREEKSIDYAGAALLLAGVGALMLALTQAGTWGAGALVPLLAAFAVALALFVRQERRAPDPLMHLELWRSRLIRYANLAALASGVLMIGLITFLPTYVQGVLGGSALLAGFTLSAMTLGWPLAAFAAGPRIARRGVRRFVRVGGCALVLGTLLIAALSGRGALPAGAGSFLVGVGMGLVNSVTLVAIQASVPWSQRGVATASNMLMRILGNALGAALFGGLLNLLMGRWVGRGPLRGRVSLDSIQDLLGEPSRAAGLTEGMLALLRRGLSESLHWVFWGIVLFAVITLLAAWRIPELERGE, encoded by the coding sequence GTGAAGGAAGTCACCACCCACCGCTCGCTGGTGCTCGCCGCGCTCCTGCTGGCGATGTTCATGGCGGCCATCGAGGGGACCATCGTGGCCACGGCCATGCCCAGCATCGCCGCCGAGCTGGGCGGGTTCTCGCTCTACAGCTGGGTGTTCTCGTCGTTCCTGCTGATGCAGGCCGTCACCATCCCGATCTTCGGCAAGCTCTCGGATCTGCTGGGGCGCAAGCCCGTGTTCATCGCCGGGATCGTGGTGTTCCTGGCCGGCTCGGTGTTGTGCGGGCTGGCGCGCTCGATGGGCGTGCTGGTGGCGTTCCGCTTCCTGCAGGGCCTGGGCGCGGGCGCGGTGCAGCCGATCACGGTGACGCTGGCCGGCGACCTGTACTCGCTGGAGGAGCGCGGCCGCATCCAGGGGTGGATCTCCAGCGTCTGGGGGATCTCGTCGATCGTGGGGCCGTTGGCGGGCGGGCTGGTCGTGCACAGCGTGGGGTGGCCGTGGATCTTCTGGATCAACCTGCCGTTCGGCGTGGCGGCCATCGTGCTGGTGACGCTGTACCTGCACGAGGGGGTGGAGCGCGAGGAGAAGAGCATCGACTACGCGGGCGCCGCGCTGCTCCTGGCCGGCGTGGGCGCGCTGATGCTGGCGCTCACGCAGGCGGGCACCTGGGGCGCCGGCGCGCTCGTTCCGCTGCTGGCGGCGTTCGCCGTGGCGCTCGCGCTCTTCGTGCGGCAGGAGCGCCGCGCCCCGGACCCGCTGATGCACCTGGAGCTGTGGCGGAGCCGGCTGATCCGCTACGCCAACCTGGCCGCGCTGGCGTCGGGGGTGCTGATGATCGGCCTCATCACCTTCCTGCCCACGTACGTGCAGGGGGTGCTGGGCGGCTCGGCGCTGCTGGCGGGCTTCACCCTCTCGGCCATGACGCTGGGGTGGCCGCTGGCCGCCTTCGCCGCGGGGCCGCGGATCGCGCGCCGGGGGGTGCGCCGCTTCGTGCGCGTGGGGGGGTGCGCGCTGGTGCTGGGCACGCTGCTGATCGCGGCGCTCTCCGGGCGGGGCGCGCTCCCGGCGGGGGCCGGGTCGTTCCTGGTGGGCGTGGGGATGGGGCTGGTGAACAGCGTCACGCTGGTGGCCATCCAGGCCAGCGTGCCGTGGAGCCAGCGCGGCGTGGCCACCGCGTCGAACATGCTGATGCGCATCCTGGGCAACGCGCTGGGCGCGGCGCTCTTCGGCGGGCTGCTGAACCTGCTGATGGGCCGCTGGGTGGGGCGCGGGCCGCTCCGGGGCCGGGTGTCGCTGGACAGCATCCAGGACCTGCTGGGCGAGCCCTCGCGCGCCGCCGGCCTCACCGAGGGCATGCTGGCGCTGCTGCGCCGGGGGCTGTCGGAGAGCCTGCACTGGGTGTTCTGGGGGATCGTGCTGTTCGCCGTGATCACCCTTCTGGCCGCCTGGCGCATCCCCGAGCTGGAGCGCGGCGAGTGA
- a CDS encoding HAMP domain-containing sensor histidine kinase has protein sequence MATPATQTPSEPASLAGVPRRSTPLALLPFAFVIAALLALAVSPILMVRRLDELRDETESTIGPSSSLVPQLSLVFTQEATEHDHWRLTRDTAALARYRGFRGREDTIFARLDTLAPRIDTAVVARVAELRRLAGRWHGALDARVGGRIADTEFESPPVVALADSLRAATDSLEGALHGAMEADIAEGEGVVRGQRRISVALGLLALLAVLMVARSARRERELTRRLARAVEEEARLRAVAEQRREDVERIGESKARLMRGFGHDVKNPLGAADGYLQLLEEGMMDPVTPRQKEGLEKARRSVAAALNLIEDLLEIARAETGNIAVARVPTDVCRVVREAAEEYRAQAEAKGLALEVELPDGLPLVESDPVRVRQVLGNLISNAVKYTPRGRVSVRAGVRPYGRGPGARPRLAVEVSDTGLGIPREKQRLLFQEFVRFEPGAAQGTGLGLAISSRIVQALGGDITLESDAGRGSTFVLWLPLEGAPSAAERGAGVLAHPAG, from the coding sequence ATGGCCACCCCCGCGACGCAGACGCCCTCCGAGCCGGCCTCCCTGGCCGGCGTCCCGCGGAGGAGCACGCCGCTCGCGCTCCTCCCCTTCGCCTTCGTGATCGCCGCCCTGCTGGCGCTGGCGGTCTCTCCCATCCTCATGGTGCGCCGCCTGGACGAGCTCCGCGACGAGACCGAGTCCACCATCGGGCCGTCCAGCTCCCTGGTGCCCCAGCTCAGCCTCGTGTTCACCCAGGAGGCCACGGAGCACGACCACTGGAGGCTGACCCGCGACACCGCCGCCCTGGCGCGCTACCGCGGCTTCCGTGGCAGGGAGGACACCATCTTCGCGCGCCTCGACACGCTTGCGCCCCGCATCGACACGGCCGTGGTCGCGCGCGTGGCGGAGCTGCGGCGGCTCGCCGGGCGCTGGCACGGCGCGCTCGACGCCCGCGTCGGCGGGCGCATCGCCGACACGGAGTTCGAGTCGCCCCCGGTGGTGGCGCTCGCGGATTCGCTGCGCGCGGCCACCGACTCGCTCGAGGGGGCGCTCCACGGCGCCATGGAGGCGGACATCGCGGAGGGGGAGGGCGTGGTGCGCGGCCAGCGGCGGATCTCCGTCGCGCTCGGCCTGCTCGCCCTGCTGGCCGTGCTGATGGTCGCCCGGTCGGCGCGGCGCGAGCGCGAGCTGACCCGGCGGCTGGCGCGGGCGGTGGAGGAGGAGGCGCGGCTCCGGGCGGTGGCCGAGCAGCGGCGCGAGGACGTGGAGCGCATCGGCGAGAGCAAGGCCCGGCTGATGCGCGGCTTCGGGCACGACGTGAAGAACCCCCTGGGGGCCGCCGACGGCTACCTCCAGCTCCTGGAGGAGGGGATGATGGACCCCGTCACCCCGCGCCAGAAGGAGGGCCTGGAGAAGGCCCGCCGCTCGGTCGCCGCGGCGCTCAACCTGATCGAGGACCTGCTGGAGATCGCGCGGGCGGAGACGGGGAACATCGCGGTGGCGCGCGTGCCCACCGACGTGTGCCGGGTGGTACGCGAGGCGGCCGAGGAGTACCGGGCCCAGGCCGAGGCGAAGGGGCTGGCGCTGGAGGTGGAGCTCCCGGACGGGCTCCCCCTGGTGGAGAGCGACCCCGTGCGCGTGCGGCAGGTGCTCGGCAACCTGATTTCCAACGCGGTCAAGTACACGCCGCGGGGCCGCGTGTCGGTGCGCGCGGGCGTGCGGCCGTACGGGCGGGGGCCCGGCGCCCGGCCCCGCCTGGCCGTGGAGGTCTCCGACACCGGCCTGGGGATCCCGCGGGAGAAGCAGCGCCTCCTCTTCCAGGAGTTCGTCCGCTTCGAGCCCGGCGCCGCGCAGGGGACGGGGCTGGGGCTGGCGATCAGCAGCCGGATCGTGCAGGCGCTCGGGGGCGACATCACGCTGGAGAGCGACGCCGGCCGGGGGAGCACCTTCGTCCTCTGGCTCCCCCTGGAAGGCGCGCCCTCCGCGGCTGAGCGCGGGGCGGGCGTCCTGGCGCACCCCGCCGGGTGA